One stretch of Malus domestica chromosome 14, GDT2T_hap1 DNA includes these proteins:
- the LOC114821178 gene encoding zinc finger protein 8-like isoform X1 translates to MDKVERETQDFMNVESFSQLPFIRPAPPLNKEKGIRLFGIEFGADTTTDDSESPDYTNASEDTKRNSTNTNTNTIINNSSNKNNNNNQNGSESSRRFECHYCCRNFPTSQALGGHQNAHKRERQHAKREHLQSAMVHAGGLSHDAHHVYGLMNYTRLGSSVHHHPSPNYPSWNISNSSSTITSAHHHQHHHARFYGSSGGTYGTQSAPINGSPLALWRIPAVQGTNPNSNRDRSMNLFSGGEEMKASVVGSGSSGGHQGRYVYDSSMASVQDHTGGVMR, encoded by the exons ATGGACAAGGTTGAGAGAGAGACTCAGGACTTCATGAACGTAGAGTCTTTCTCTCAGCTACCCTTCATCCGCCCCGCCCCTCcactcaacaaagaaaagggcaTTCGGCTCTTCGGCATAGAATTTGGCGCCGACACCACTACTGACGACTCTGAGTCCCCTGATTACACCAATGCGTCCGAAGACACAAAAAGGAACAGTACCAACACCAACACAAACACCATCATCAACAACAGCAGcaacaaaaataataacaacAACCAAAACGGAAGCGAGAGCAGCAGGAGATTCGAATGCCATTACTGCTGCCGAAACTTCCCAACCTCCCAAGCCCTTGGGGGACACCAGAACGCGCACAAGAGAGAGCGCCAGCACGCGAAACGCGAACACCTCCAGTCGGCCATGGTGCATGCCGGAGGCCTATCTCATGACGCACACCACGTGTACGGCTTGATGAACTACACAAGACTTGGCTCCTCAGTTCATCATCATCCCAGTCCTAACTATCCATCATGGAATATTAGTAACTCTAGCTCTACTATAACTAGTGCTCATCACCATCAGCATCATCATGCTAGGTTTTATGGAAGCTCTGGTGGTACGTACGGCACACAATCAGCTCCCATAAATGGGAGCCCCTTGGCCTTGTGGCGGATCCCAGCCGTTCAAGGTACTAACCCTAATTCCAATCGTGACCGTTCGATGAATTTGTTCTCCGGCGGGGAGGAAATGAAGGCGTCCGTGGTCGGTAGTGGATCGTCCGGTGGTCATCAAGGGCGGTACGTGTATGACTCGTCGATGGCGAGTGTGCAAGATCAT ACAGGTGGGGTGATGAGATAG
- the LOC114821178 gene encoding zinc finger protein 8-like isoform X2, which produces MDKVERETQDFMNVESFSQLPFIRPAPPLNKEKGIRLFGIEFGADTTTDDSESPDYTNASEDTKRNSTNTNTNTIINNSSNKNNNNNQNGSESSRRFECHYCCRNFPTSQALGGHQNAHKRERQHAKREHLQSAMVHAGGLSHDAHHVYGLMNYTRLGSSVHHHPSPNYPSWNISNSSSTITSAHHHQHHHARFYGSSGGTYGTQSAPINGSPLALWRIPAVQGTNPNSNRDRSMNLFSGGEEMKASVVGSGSSGGHQGRYVYDSSMASVQDHVG; this is translated from the exons ATGGACAAGGTTGAGAGAGAGACTCAGGACTTCATGAACGTAGAGTCTTTCTCTCAGCTACCCTTCATCCGCCCCGCCCCTCcactcaacaaagaaaagggcaTTCGGCTCTTCGGCATAGAATTTGGCGCCGACACCACTACTGACGACTCTGAGTCCCCTGATTACACCAATGCGTCCGAAGACACAAAAAGGAACAGTACCAACACCAACACAAACACCATCATCAACAACAGCAGcaacaaaaataataacaacAACCAAAACGGAAGCGAGAGCAGCAGGAGATTCGAATGCCATTACTGCTGCCGAAACTTCCCAACCTCCCAAGCCCTTGGGGGACACCAGAACGCGCACAAGAGAGAGCGCCAGCACGCGAAACGCGAACACCTCCAGTCGGCCATGGTGCATGCCGGAGGCCTATCTCATGACGCACACCACGTGTACGGCTTGATGAACTACACAAGACTTGGCTCCTCAGTTCATCATCATCCCAGTCCTAACTATCCATCATGGAATATTAGTAACTCTAGCTCTACTATAACTAGTGCTCATCACCATCAGCATCATCATGCTAGGTTTTATGGAAGCTCTGGTGGTACGTACGGCACACAATCAGCTCCCATAAATGGGAGCCCCTTGGCCTTGTGGCGGATCCCAGCCGTTCAAGGTACTAACCCTAATTCCAATCGTGACCGTTCGATGAATTTGTTCTCCGGCGGGGAGGAAATGAAGGCGTCCGTGGTCGGTAGTGGATCGTCCGGTGGTCATCAAGGGCGGTACGTGTATGACTCGTCGATGGCGAGTGTGCAAGATCAT GTGGGGTGA